In Oncorhynchus keta strain PuntledgeMale-10-30-2019 chromosome 36, Oket_V2, whole genome shotgun sequence, the DNA window CGTAAGGGTGTTGATGAGAAACCATCTGTTCCATGGGGATCTGTTGCACCATGGGATGGTATATCACGTGGTTTGCAGCGGGGGAGAGTTGCTGTTCACCGAAGCCGTGGTACTGAAATGGTCGAATGGGCTGGAACATCATCTGAGACTGAACTGGATACTCATGGAGCTCCCTTTTCAGTTTCATCCTCCTGTTCTGAAACCAAGTTCTCACCTGAAACATAACATGAAAATGGATTAGAACCAAATGAACACTAATGTAATCGAATGAAATATACATACACGTTGTATAGGCCTAATGACAATAATGTGCATAACCACTGAGCACAAACGGGTTGAGTCAACGTTGTTTGAACCAAtagacgtggaatagacgtttAATTGACATCTGTGTCCAGTGGGTAGTTTATATTTAGTTTATGTTCTTACTTGAGTTTCAGAGAGTTTCAACTTCAGTGCCGTTTTGACTCTTTCTCCAGCATCTGGATATTTGTGTTTGTTGAAAATCTTCCCCAGCTTTTCTATCTGCTCCGGTGTGAACCTAGTACGCACACGTCGTTGGCcaccgtctctctccccctcgctcgcCTCTTCCACAGAGGGACATTCCGAGGAGACCGCCTCACTGTCATACCCCGAGATGTACCCGCTGGTTTCTGAAACTGTGATACCATTGTCAGTGAATACACTTCAATAAAATACCCATCATTAATCatgtaaaatatatgttttattattGTTATAATCTTATCGTGTAGTAAATTGTACTTACGACTTGGGGAAGAACACGTTATCGGATGCAGAGGTGAGCTCAACCTGGATTCTAGATTTTGGGGTTCTTCAGTGGAATCCGTGAGTTCAATCCTCGTGGTCTTTGGTTTTGGTTGGAGGTAGACCTTGTTATAAAATGTTGGCGGTTGAGGCTGTACCATACAAGGAACATGGGGTCTGCAGTAGGTTGGTATAGTGTCCCCAGGTCCTTCTTTCGGGTTGGTGTTGTGATTGCTCTGTGCGAGCCAGTCGACAGAGAAGACCTTGACCATGTTTGCCTCTAGGAGCTCTGTGTTGGTCAGCATACTATCTAAAGAGGGCCAGAGAATGTTGTGACAAGACCTGTTGAGGGCCCTCCCTATAAAGTCCCGACCCACTTAAAATTGTGCATATGCAAAGGCGTGTTAACGCCTGATCGATTCCCAGTGATTGGGGCCTAATGCCTCGTTGTTGAAGCCTTTCACATCCTGATTGTGTGAAAGCCTGGCGCCACCAAGTCTGTGAGAACCAGTTGAGCTCGTGCATGTGTCTGCCTCAGCTGAAAGTATACCGAAACATCACATACAAAGGATGCTATATGTTGACACAATGTGTGTATTTAATATTAATACAAATAAGAACTTGACGTTTAAGTTGTATTCCAGAGCGAATAGATCACACTGAAAACAGCAGACCAATTAAAAACACTATCTGATCTTTGCCATAGGCCCAGACTTAATAAAAAAGGAAACCTCAACACGACTAAACTTGTAACACCAATGCTGCAACACAAGTTAGTGAGGAGACAATTGTGTCTATGTCTGTACCTTGTGATCCCAGAGGTGACACCACAGTGCTGGGGCGATCTTTGTTCCTGGGGCCAGTAGTTTATCCTGATCTGGTAACCTAAACAGGTACAACTCCAGACCTTCTACAGTATTAGGTGATTTGATTAACTAGTTGTAAAAAGGTTTTATGTGGGCTATGATGGGACCAGAGTTTTTCTAATCAGGTCACTTGGTTTTAAAAAAAGTATTGGCAAAACTCCTGTCAAACTGCAGCAACCTTGTACttgttcatattcattatatttaaATCCAGACTAACAGGGGGGTGTCCTCTAGCCTACACAGAAACAGTGACAGCAACATGATTGGACAATATAACTGCTTTGTGCATGTTTGCATCATGTAGGCCTAATAACTCCGGGTCTATTGTGATTATTGATTCAACTTGGGCTGACTAGGCTACCTAGACCTTTTCAATCCAAAATTATTGACAGATAAGTTTTCACGAGTTCACAAATCGCGAGGCTAATCGGTCTAAAAAAAACAGCACTTTGCCCCTCCCTTTAACGCTTTTGCAACAATATCTTTTATTAAACTAAACCGAAAGTGGTGGAGTTCTGCACCCCACCTGATTG includes these proteins:
- the vox gene encoding ventral homeobox, whose translation is MLTNTELLEANMVKVFSVDWLAQSNHNTNPKEGPGDTIPTYCRPHVPCMVQPQPPTFYNKVYLQPKPKTTRIELTDSTEEPQNLESRLSSPLHPITCSSPSLSETSGYISGYDSEAVSSECPSVEEASEGERDGGQRRVRTRFTPEQIEKLGKIFNKHKYPDAGERVKTALKLKLSETQVRTWFQNRRMKLKRELHEYPVQSQMMFQPIRPFQYHGFGEQQLSPAANHVIYHPMVQQIPMEQMVSHQHPYAYLY